From bacterium, a single genomic window includes:
- a CDS encoding acyl-CoA dehydrogenase, whose translation MDFQLTEQQRMIRDMARDFAQGEIEPVAARLDAEKAFPADILRKAATLGLMGITVPAEYGGAGLDSLSYILVLEEIAKACASTCVILSVHNTLANGTLLRYGSDAQRRQWLPDAAAGRTLGAYLLTEPGAGSDAASLRCRAEAVAGGWRLSGSKAFITNGAHADFGILYAVSDPSAGTRGISAFILDFRTEGVHCGPEERKMGLNASSTVMVTLEDALLPESALLGEPGQGLKIALGMLDAGRIGIAAQSLGVAGAALAEARRYAGQREQFGSPIGRFQSVQWQLVEMALQVEAARLLTYRAAVEQAAGRSVAMAASMAKLYASRAAVFCAEKAVQVHGGYGYLRDFKVERLFRDARVLEIYEGTSEVQHLVIARELALEEAS comes from the coding sequence ATGGACTTCCAGCTCACCGAGCAGCAGCGCATGATCCGCGACATGGCGCGGGACTTCGCGCAGGGCGAGATCGAGCCGGTCGCGGCGCGTCTGGACGCCGAGAAGGCCTTCCCGGCGGACATCCTGCGCAAGGCGGCCACGCTCGGCCTGATGGGCATCACCGTGCCGGCGGAATACGGCGGCGCGGGACTGGACAGCCTGTCCTACATTCTCGTCCTCGAGGAGATCGCCAAGGCCTGCGCTTCGACCTGCGTGATCCTCTCCGTGCACAACACGCTGGCCAACGGAACCCTCCTGCGCTACGGGAGCGACGCGCAGCGGCGGCAGTGGCTGCCGGATGCCGCGGCGGGGCGGACGCTCGGCGCCTACCTGCTTACGGAGCCGGGCGCGGGCAGCGACGCGGCCAGCCTGCGCTGCCGCGCCGAGGCGGTGGCCGGCGGTTGGCGGCTCAGCGGAAGCAAGGCCTTCATCACGAACGGCGCGCACGCGGACTTCGGCATCCTCTACGCGGTCAGCGATCCGAGCGCCGGCACGCGGGGGATCAGCGCCTTCATCCTCGATTTCCGGACCGAGGGCGTGCACTGCGGGCCCGAGGAGCGGAAGATGGGGCTGAACGCCTCCTCCACGGTGATGGTCACCCTGGAGGATGCGCTGCTGCCGGAGTCGGCCTTGCTCGGCGAGCCGGGCCAGGGCCTCAAGATCGCTCTCGGCATGCTCGATGCGGGGCGCATCGGCATCGCGGCCCAGAGCCTGGGCGTCGCGGGCGCCGCGCTCGCGGAGGCGCGGCGCTACGCGGGCCAGCGCGAGCAGTTCGGCTCGCCGATCGGCCGCTTCCAGTCCGTTCAGTGGCAGCTCGTCGAGATGGCGCTGCAGGTGGAGGCCGCCCGGCTGCTCACCTATCGCGCCGCGGTCGAGCAGGCCGCGGGCCGGTCCGTGGCCATGGCGGCGTCGATGGCCAAGCTCTACGCGAGCCGCGCGGCCGTCTTCTGCGCCGAAAAGGCCGTGCAGGTGCACGGCGGCTACGGTTACCTCAGGGACTTCAAGGTGGAGCGGCTCTTCCGCGACGCCCGCGTGCTCGAGATCTACGAAGGCACCAGCGAGGTGCAGCACCTCGTGATCGCCCGTGAACTGGCGCTGGAGGAGGCCTCCTAG